TCCTTGTTAGTGAGGAGTTTGAGATATGTTTGTGCTTGAGAATGGGAGGGGTTGTATTGGATGGCTAGTTCTAAAAAAGGCCGTGCATGATCTTTGTAATGGTATTTGATGAAAAGGAGAGCTACCTGATAGCAAGTGTCAGCGTCTTTTAGGGTTTCGCAGTAGTTTTTGAAAAGTGGGATGGCTTTATCTATCTCTTCAAGTTGAAGATGACAGAGAGCAAGAGCGTAGAGAATGTTGGGATGGCTGGCAAGTTCTAAGGCTTTTTGCAGGAATTTTTTGGCCTCTTCCCAGTTTTGGTTGTCAACCTCGACAAGTCCCATTCCGTAGAAAAGGTTGGCATCAGGGGCATTATGTATTCCTTGGGAAAACCACTCTCGAGCTTTGGTATTTTCTCCTCTTGCTAGGTAGGTTTTGCCGATGACGTAGGCAGCGTAGCCTGGTGTGGTGTTATCAGGGGTGTGGTGTTGGGCGATTTCAAGGATTTCCTCGCTGTGGTCTTCGGGTAAAGAAAAAAGACTCATCATGAGCAGGAAGGCGATTTCTTTTTCGGGCATGAGGTTGTATGCTTCTTTGAGGAGTTTTACAGCAGTTGGGTAATCTCTGGCTGTTATGGCACAGGCGCCAGCAGTTTTGAGAAAGATTGGATTTTGGGTAGCCCGGTATGCTTCTTGAGATATAAAGATCTGTTCTTTCGGGTTATCATAATACTGCAGAGTTTCAAGATAGGCGAACCAGATATGCGTATCTTTTGGAGAAAGTTGAATAGCTTGCCAGAGGTGTTCGAGAGATTTTTCTTTATTGATGGGTTTCCATGCCTCGGCAATCTGGAGATGCCATTCGCTATCA
This sequence is a window from Thermospira aquatica. Protein-coding genes within it:
- a CDS encoding tetratricopeptide repeat protein, whose product is MTGHNSAFLHKADEYFASAQYDKAIELYRELLDLPGINRLLILEKLSWSCYLTGKYKEALRYFSWYDTLEPNQPTIQAMIGICTLELGNLTKAKEILSLFAEDPLSPPEALAALIRTLILLKEPYEHQLQKWWQKPTITAPMTYNIAETLMDTNIIQAEAFLEMALSRFPEDPLLLYGSAICALKHGDTSRAALYCEEVLKYDKEHFPQAVLLSILFRITSGNTDEIDALLDLAKTKGWLDSEWHLQIAEAWKPINKEKSLEHLWQAIQLSPKDTHIWFAYLETLQYYDNPKEQIFISQEAYRATQNPIFLKTAGACAITARDYPTAVKLLKEAYNLMPEKEIAFLLMMSLFSLPEDHSEEILEIAQHHTPDNTTPGYAAYVIGKTYLARGENTKAREWFSQGIHNAPDANLFYGMGLVEVDNQNWEEAKKFLQKALELASHPNILYALALCHLQLEEIDKAIPLFKNYCETLKDADTCYQVALLFIKYHYKDHARPFLELAIQYNPSHSQAQTYLKLLTNKEKKS